A stretch of Roseibium porphyridii DNA encodes these proteins:
- the gatA gene encoding Asp-tRNA(Asn)/Glu-tRNA(Gln) amidotransferase subunit GatA, with the protein MTDLTKLTIADAQVGLKNKDYTSLELTEAFLNNIEAANAQLNAYVAVTAEKARDMAKASDEKLSKGEGGVLEGIPLGIKDLFATEGVHTQACSHILDSFKPAYESTVTSNLWADGAVMLGKLNMDEFAMGSSNETSYYGPVINPWRKNGSNQDLVPGGSSGGSASAVAARLCMGATATDTGGSIRQPAAFTGTVGIKPTYGRCSRWGVVAFASSLDQAGPIAHTVRDSAILLKSMASVDPKDTTSVDVEVPDYEAAIGKSVKGLKIGIPAEYRMEGMPGEIEELWQKGIAWLKDAGAEIVDITMPHTKYALPAYYIVAPAEASSNLARYDGVRYGLRVPGNDIVEMYENTRAEGFGEEVKRRVLIGTYVLSAGYYDAYYLKAQKVRTLIKRDFDLAWANGVDAILTPATPSAAFGVADQDLHSDPVKMYLNDIFTVTVNMAGLPGISVPAGVDKDGLPLGLQLIGKPFDESTLFQVGQVIEDAAGSFEPQKWWG; encoded by the coding sequence ATGACCGATCTGACCAAACTCACAATTGCCGATGCCCAAGTAGGCCTGAAGAACAAGGACTACACCTCGCTGGAGCTGACCGAGGCATTCCTGAACAATATCGAGGCAGCCAACGCCCAACTCAACGCTTATGTTGCCGTCACCGCCGAAAAGGCCCGCGATATGGCCAAGGCATCCGACGAGAAACTCAGCAAGGGCGAAGGCGGTGTTCTTGAAGGCATCCCGCTCGGTATCAAGGACCTGTTCGCGACAGAGGGTGTCCACACTCAGGCCTGCAGCCACATCCTCGACAGCTTCAAACCGGCCTATGAATCCACGGTCACGTCCAATCTTTGGGCGGACGGTGCGGTTATGCTCGGCAAGCTCAATATGGACGAGTTCGCCATGGGTTCGTCCAATGAAACCTCCTATTACGGCCCGGTGATCAACCCGTGGCGTAAAAACGGATCCAACCAGGATCTTGTTCCGGGCGGTTCTTCGGGCGGTTCAGCTTCAGCTGTCGCAGCGCGCCTTTGCATGGGCGCGACAGCCACGGACACCGGTGGCTCCATCCGTCAGCCTGCTGCCTTTACCGGAACGGTCGGCATCAAGCCAACCTACGGTCGTTGCTCACGCTGGGGCGTCGTCGCCTTCGCCTCATCACTCGACCAGGCAGGCCCGATCGCACACACGGTTCGCGACAGTGCAATTCTTCTGAAATCCATGGCTTCTGTCGACCCGAAGGACACCACTTCGGTTGATGTCGAAGTGCCCGATTACGAAGCTGCGATCGGCAAGTCCGTAAAGGGTCTCAAGATCGGTATCCCTGCCGAATACCGCATGGAGGGCATGCCGGGTGAAATCGAAGAGCTTTGGCAAAAGGGTATTGCCTGGTTGAAAGATGCCGGTGCTGAAATCGTCGACATCACCATGCCGCACACCAAATACGCCCTTCCCGCATATTATATCGTCGCGCCGGCAGAAGCCTCTTCGAACCTGGCTCGCTATGACGGTGTTCGCTACGGGCTGAGGGTTCCCGGCAACGATATTGTCGAGATGTACGAAAACACGCGTGCTGAAGGCTTCGGCGAAGAAGTGAAACGCCGCGTCTTGATCGGCACCTATGTGTTGTCTGCCGGTTATTATGATGCCTACTACCTGAAGGCTCAAAAAGTCCGCACCCTGATCAAGCGCGACTTCGACCTTGCATGGGCCAACGGTGTCGACGCGATCCTGACGCCGGCAACACCTTCAGCTGCTTTCGGCGTTGCCGATCAGGACCTGCACTCAGATCCGGTGAAAATGTATCTGAACGACATTTTCACGGTAACCGTGAACATGGCAGGCCTGCCGGGCATCTCCGTTCCCGCCGGTGTCGACAAGGATGGACTGCCGCTCGGTTTGCAACTGATCGGCAAACCGTTTGATGAAAGCACGCTGTTCCAGGTTGGTCAGGTCATCGAAGATGCCGCCGGTTCTTTCGAACCGCAAAAATGGTGGGGCTAG
- a CDS encoding GNAT family N-acetyltransferase yields MSSPDAIKIEVESPLSPDMRDMITELNAVLGSLTPEEANYSMTADEMAGPATTVFMARVDDKAAACGALYRHPDGIGEVKRFYVRPDYRRLGLARQILDQVTARAVEEGFAELVLETGHNYKAARQLYENAGFVECGPVLDYPESPYSVFYSRPTKAHQET; encoded by the coding sequence ATGAGCTCGCCAGACGCCATCAAAATTGAGGTGGAAAGTCCTTTGTCGCCAGACATGAGAGACATGATCACCGAGTTGAATGCAGTGCTTGGATCGCTGACGCCGGAAGAAGCCAACTACAGCATGACCGCTGATGAGATGGCTGGTCCTGCAACGACCGTCTTTATGGCTCGCGTCGATGACAAAGCGGCAGCATGCGGTGCGCTTTATCGGCACCCTGATGGCATCGGCGAAGTGAAACGTTTCTATGTCCGTCCCGACTACCGGAGGCTCGGACTTGCAAGGCAAATCCTTGATCAAGTCACCGCTCGAGCTGTCGAAGAAGGTTTCGCCGAACTCGTTCTGGAGACCGGACACAACTACAAGGCTGCCCGTCAGCTTTACGAGAATGCCGGTTTTGTCGAATGCGGACCCGTGCTCGATTATCCCGAAAGTCCTTATTCCGTTTTTTATTCCCGGCCGACCAAGGCCCACCAAGAGACCTGA
- the gatC gene encoding Asp-tRNA(Asn)/Glu-tRNA(Gln) amidotransferase subunit GatC — protein MSVDTDTVKRVARLARIKVSEDDATRMTGELNAILGFVEQLDEVNIDGIEPLTSVVEQTMKKRADGITDGNKANDITLNAPVSEDNFFMVPKVVE, from the coding sequence ATGTCAGTTGATACCGATACGGTAAAAAGAGTTGCCCGCCTGGCAAGGATCAAAGTGAGCGAAGATGACGCGACCAGAATGACCGGCGAACTGAACGCCATTCTGGGATTTGTCGAGCAGCTTGACGAAGTCAATATTGACGGTATCGAACCGCTGACGTCCGTGGTTGAACAGACCATGAAGAAGCGTGCAGATGGCATCACCGACGGCAACAAGGCCAACGACATCACACTGAATGCGCCGGTTTCTGAAGACAATTTCTTCATGGTTCCCAAAGTCGTTGAATAA
- a CDS encoding TetR/AcrR family transcriptional regulator, which produces MQADLKPPAGRPLDNRVTSALLDAALSEVSEHGLEKTTVAEIAARAHTSKQAIYRRFSDKTELVAAALLEAFRLSVPPPPQRASVAQDLQQCLQYYTALLHQTRLGPALRSLVPHRREQRLVAVLDEVEASQRLMLRQVLIATPFESDMETRIDLLLGLIYFRILLCGIDIRNDDIERAIYLVLGLIAPREPMPPAGLPGL; this is translated from the coding sequence GTGCAGGCAGATTTGAAACCTCCAGCTGGTCGACCGCTCGACAACAGGGTTACGTCTGCCTTGCTTGACGCGGCTCTTAGTGAGGTTTCTGAACACGGCCTTGAGAAGACGACAGTTGCCGAAATCGCGGCGCGTGCCCACACAAGCAAGCAAGCCATTTATCGAAGGTTCAGCGACAAGACGGAGCTTGTCGCAGCTGCGCTTCTGGAGGCTTTTCGCCTGTCGGTGCCGCCTCCGCCACAACGCGCCAGCGTTGCGCAGGATCTTCAGCAGTGTCTTCAATACTACACCGCTTTGCTGCATCAAACCCGGCTTGGCCCCGCGCTCAGGTCGCTGGTTCCCCATCGCCGTGAGCAGCGGCTGGTGGCGGTACTGGATGAAGTTGAGGCATCGCAAAGACTGATGCTGCGTCAAGTGCTGATTGCAACACCCTTTGAATCTGACATGGAGACCAGGATCGATCTGTTGTTGGGTCTCATCTATTTTCGCATCCTCTTGTGCGGCATCGACATTCGTAATGACGACATTGAACGGGCGATCTATCTTGTACTCGGATTGATTGCGCCAAGAGAGCCGATGCCACCAGCGGGATTGCCGGGACTTTGA
- a CDS encoding YHS domain-containing (seleno)protein, which yields MPLYTSKSVLLGLTALFSAVSFTASADEITTFTKGGAAIGGTDPVAYFTEGKPVAGSDEYTFTYDDVTWKFSSEENRDKFAAEPAKYAPQYGGFCAFGAAMGFKVPVVPEAWSIVDGKLYLNNSLKVQERFEQDVPGHINNATLNWEIIKDKKPEELKEPIIRN from the coding sequence ATGCCGCTTTACACCTCCAAATCTGTTCTGCTGGGTCTGACAGCCCTGTTTTCAGCAGTGTCCTTCACAGCTTCCGCTGACGAGATCACCACTTTCACCAAGGGTGGCGCAGCCATCGGCGGCACTGATCCCGTCGCTTATTTCACCGAAGGCAAGCCGGTTGCCGGTTCCGACGAATATACGTTCACCTATGATGACGTGACCTGGAAATTCTCTTCTGAAGAAAACCGCGACAAGTTTGCTGCTGAGCCTGCGAAATACGCCCCACAATACGGTGGTTTTTGCGCATTTGGTGCAGCCATGGGCTTCAAGGTGCCGGTCGTACCGGAAGCCTGGTCGATCGTCGACGGCAAGCTTTATTTGAACAACTCCCTGAAAGTTCAGGAGCGTTTCGAGCAGGATGTGCCTGGTCATATCAACAACGCAACTTTGAACTGGGAAATCATCAAGGACAAAAAGCCGGAAGAGCTGAAAGAGCCGATCATCCGCAATTGA
- a CDS encoding siderophore-interacting protein, translating to MALRPKRRPRFLTVKSARYLSPNFIRVTFQGPELSDFPLGHEGANCKLVLPRENESRESFEKHFGAEKAGKKLHPVRTYTVRAFRSDQLELDIDFVAHGDDGPATKWAQQASEGSFLGFFGPSQPKITSFYADWYLVAADLSAMPVAEATLEMLPAEAKGVALFEVPSKDDIRNLELPAGIEVHWLIQEDVHKPSTAQIDFVRAMHWPEGTVQTCIAGESSVIRALRDYLHNERRLPKADTYISGYWKIGLIEEEHQKAKRADAA from the coding sequence ATGGCACTTCGACCAAAACGCCGTCCCAGGTTTCTGACTGTCAAGTCGGCAAGGTATCTGAGCCCTAACTTCATCAGGGTAACGTTTCAGGGACCCGAGCTTTCTGATTTCCCGTTGGGACACGAAGGCGCCAATTGCAAATTGGTTCTTCCGCGAGAAAACGAAAGCCGCGAGTCTTTCGAGAAACATTTTGGGGCCGAAAAAGCAGGCAAGAAGCTTCATCCGGTTCGAACTTATACGGTTCGTGCCTTCCGCAGCGATCAGTTGGAGTTGGATATCGACTTTGTTGCTCATGGTGACGACGGTCCTGCCACCAAGTGGGCGCAACAAGCCAGTGAAGGTTCCTTCCTGGGATTCTTCGGACCAAGCCAGCCCAAGATCACATCATTTTATGCTGACTGGTATCTTGTCGCCGCAGATCTTTCGGCAATGCCGGTGGCAGAAGCGACGCTGGAAATGCTACCTGCCGAAGCCAAGGGCGTTGCTCTTTTTGAAGTGCCTTCAAAAGACGACATCCGCAACTTGGAACTTCCTGCGGGAATTGAGGTTCACTGGCTGATTCAGGAGGACGTTCACAAGCCCTCCACCGCTCAGATCGATTTTGTCAGGGCGATGCATTGGCCGGAAGGAACTGTTCAAACTTGTATTGCCGGGGAAAGCTCGGTCATTCGGGCTTTGAGAGACTACCTCCATAATGAACGCCGGCTGCCAAAGGCTGATACCTATATTTCCGGCTACTGGAAGATTGGCCTGATTGAAGAGGAACACCAGAAAGCCAAACGAGCCGACGCTGCCTAA
- a CDS encoding LysE family translocator → MKIDLWLVFVAVSLLPAISPGPGVMLAISNTLRFGRNATLASAAGNAVGLVVIGYAVALGFGALMATSALAFTVLKFVGAAYLIYLGLKILWDKSSFQIHDTVPAKRKKPVKLFLEALLVSVTNPKAILVITALFPQFMQAEGFSLLETTILSFTYALLCFANHAVIAFAGDHMRRFLTSANRIRWVRRVTGGLFVGFGAALASASR, encoded by the coding sequence ATGAAGATTGATTTATGGCTCGTGTTTGTTGCCGTTTCTCTCCTACCTGCCATAAGTCCCGGCCCGGGTGTCATGCTGGCAATTTCCAACACGCTGCGCTTTGGCCGCAACGCCACTCTCGCGTCCGCAGCGGGAAACGCCGTCGGCCTGGTTGTCATCGGCTATGCCGTTGCCTTGGGGTTCGGCGCTCTGATGGCCACATCGGCCCTCGCCTTCACAGTTTTGAAATTCGTTGGCGCGGCTTACCTGATCTATCTCGGCCTGAAGATTTTATGGGACAAGTCAAGTTTCCAGATACACGACACTGTTCCGGCCAAACGCAAGAAGCCGGTAAAACTCTTCCTTGAAGCATTGCTGGTGTCTGTGACCAATCCGAAGGCCATCCTCGTTATCACCGCGCTGTTTCCGCAATTTATGCAGGCAGAAGGCTTCAGTCTGTTGGAGACAACAATCCTGTCCTTTACTTATGCCTTGCTGTGCTTCGCCAACCACGCGGTCATTGCCTTTGCCGGCGATCACATGAGGCGCTTTCTGACCTCGGCCAATCGCATTCGTTGGGTGCGCAGAGTGACCGGCGGCCTGTTTGTCGGTTTCGGTGCGGCACTGGCTTCAGCAAGCCGCTGA
- a CDS encoding HD domain-containing protein gives MPDTLARQVAFLLEADKLKEIVRLNQLSSGSRRETTAEHCWHVILQTLTFAEHAGKGTNLDHVVKLLTVHDLVEIDAGDHWVTEDNVDAIKIREHSASERLFALLPDSQAEEFRNLWLEFETNETREAKFANAMDALHPMVLVFASGLDDPTHEPISAAVLRKTKEPRLAPFPGLWEYAQSLLANAVQTGRLLP, from the coding sequence ATGCCCGATACGCTGGCGCGACAGGTCGCGTTCCTGTTGGAGGCAGACAAACTCAAGGAAATTGTACGTCTAAATCAGCTTTCCTCCGGAAGCCGGCGGGAAACGACAGCAGAACACTGCTGGCACGTCATTCTTCAGACATTGACGTTTGCCGAGCACGCCGGCAAAGGCACGAACCTGGACCATGTTGTCAAACTGCTGACGGTGCATGACCTCGTTGAGATCGACGCCGGAGATCATTGGGTGACGGAAGACAATGTGGATGCGATCAAGATCCGGGAGCATAGCGCGTCCGAAAGGTTGTTTGCCCTGCTGCCTGATAGTCAAGCCGAAGAGTTCAGAAATCTTTGGCTCGAATTCGAAACCAACGAGACGCGGGAAGCGAAATTCGCCAATGCCATGGATGCACTTCATCCAATGGTTCTTGTGTTCGCGTCCGGTCTTGACGACCCCACCCACGAACCCATTTCTGCTGCTGTCTTGCGAAAAACCAAAGAGCCCCGTCTTGCCCCTTTTCCCGGACTTTGGGAATATGCCCAAAGCCTACTGGCCAATGCGGTTCAGACCGGGCGCCTCCTACCCTGA
- a CDS encoding pyridoxine 5'-phosphate synthase produces the protein MSSVSRLSVNVNAVAMLRNRRDLPWPSVTGLAAIAMEAGAKGVTVHPRPDERHIRKTDVFDLAELIEDRFPNKELCLEGYPSADFMQLVEEARPEQVLFVPDDPSQSTSDHGWDFTKDTGELETAIAAAREWTVTVSLFCDPDPATPEQAARLGAERIEIYTGPYGACYDDPARAQKELEKIALTAEAAQGCGLGVNAGHDLTVENIPALIERTPFIREMSIGHGFTADALIFGFAESVRRFRKSMGEL, from the coding sequence ATGTCTTCAGTGTCGCGCCTTTCAGTCAATGTCAACGCCGTCGCAATGTTGCGAAATCGCAGGGATTTGCCGTGGCCCAGCGTTACGGGACTTGCCGCGATTGCCATGGAGGCCGGAGCCAAAGGCGTTACGGTTCACCCTCGACCGGATGAACGGCATATCCGGAAAACGGATGTCTTCGATCTGGCCGAACTGATCGAAGACCGTTTCCCGAACAAGGAGCTTTGCCTGGAAGGGTATCCTTCCGCGGACTTCATGCAACTGGTCGAGGAAGCACGGCCCGAACAAGTTCTGTTCGTACCTGACGATCCAAGCCAATCGACCTCGGATCACGGCTGGGATTTTACAAAGGACACGGGAGAACTCGAGACGGCGATTGCAGCCGCAAGAGAATGGACAGTCACCGTTTCACTCTTCTGCGACCCAGATCCCGCAACTCCTGAACAGGCAGCACGCCTTGGTGCGGAGCGGATTGAAATCTATACCGGTCCTTACGGCGCTTGCTACGACGATCCCGCACGCGCGCAAAAGGAGCTGGAAAAGATTGCCTTGACGGCAGAAGCAGCACAAGGCTGCGGGCTTGGTGTGAATGCGGGACACGATCTGACCGTTGAAAACATTCCGGCTTTGATCGAACGCACACCATTCATTCGCGAAATGTCGATCGGACATGGTTTCACGGCAGATGCCCTGATTTTTGGTTTTGCAGAAAGCGTTCGAAGGTTCCGCAAATCGATGGGAGAACTTTGA